CCACAGCTAAGGAAAATCTTTTCTCACTCACTAAAGTTTAGCATCTAAATTTCTTGCTGTGGATAAGCTGATACTTGAGATTTAACATTAGGCATCCCCTGTGAATTTAGCAAATAAACATGGGtttgcttctctgtgctgcagggtaTGAATTGAAGACTTTATTTATGGAGACTAAATCATCAAGaatggaagagaagaatgtGGTGGTAGGTGTAGTTCTATTAAACATGTTATCTTCTAAGAATTTCCATCTACATAGTACAGGACTCACCAAGCTTTTGCTTAGGTCTTGTATTCTCGGCGTCATCTCCATTGATGGTAACACTCACGATGTGTGTTGTGCTGTTTGACACACCTGGGTCCAAGCAGAGGgctgaaaagaagcaaacattagatgtttgtttttgagCAGCAGAGGCCAGGCACCTCACCATTTCACAAAATAACTTCCATCCAGATCACAAGTTTTATGTAAAGGATCATAATCAATAGCAACACTTTTCCCTGTAAATGTCAACCTTTAGTCCTGTACCTTTAACAGGAGCTCAGCAACTGATTCATCAAGGAACAAAGTCTCATTGGTGCAGCCATGGGATACAACTCCATTAATTCCTGTAGAGTTTTCTGtgtagtttttttcctttaatttagaGTGTTTTGTATCATCCATCAGAGAGAATTAGCTTtgggatggaaagaaaaaaagaaaagcacagaccTGGAGTACATTCAACAACTTCCCCTTTGTAGCCAGTTTCTTCCTCCAGCTCTCGCAATGCGGCACTTTCTGCAGTCTCATTTTCCTCAATGAGGCCTGTGAGATACATAATAACACAAGAACAACTTAACAGTTAGCACTTACCCACAGTATCCATTCTGTGATCAAATCCAGCTTCACAAGTGAGGTGAAATATGCTCATTGCCCTACTTTTACATAGGAAGAAACTGAGGCTTTAGGAAGGATTCAAATTCCTGGAGTCATAATTGCCGCTGCTCATATCTTCAACTGACTGGCTACAGTACTGTGCTCTCTTCCCAGAAGATGGTATTAATATTGTCATGAGGGAAAGAAGATCAGTGCTGTGGTTCTTACAGATAAGAGGAGAGGAGTGAAATGCAATATTCTCTTACCAAACTTCTGCACAATGCCTCCAGTCTCCTAAAATGAACTGCGTTCCCTTTGTGTGCTTCACTATCAAATAGTTCTGAATAGTTCTGTTTCCATCACTTACCTGCAGGAAATTCCAAGCAGTAGCCATTAATTGGAGGCCTGAACTGTTTCACTAGGACGATGCAGTCATAGTGGAGAGTTCTCTGTAGTACAGCAATCACTGCCACACCTAGGAGCAGTGATAGAAGCTGTAAGTATGTACTGTTTGAGTATAACAAAGTGAACATTTATTGCTAGATCCAGGAATTAACCTAAGGATGTGCATTAGGGTGGCAAACAGATCACTGCTCTGTAGTCTTGAATTGTGAATTTAAACTTTATACCATGCATGATGAGAGATAAAAGCCCAAAATGGGATCCTTGGAATATTTCAGCCAACTAGAAAGAAGTTGGCTAAGCAAGACTGAACCTTATCCCCCCAGTAGCTTGGGAAGTGCTGTCCCACCTGCAGACACTAACTGGAAACCACCGGACAGAACCCCTTCTTACGCTCCTTTCGTGTCTGATTTATGTCCATCTTTTGCCTGACAAGCACTGTATGCTAAGTCCCCACAGTAAACCCAATCCATGAGTCTGTGAGCTGATAAACACCAGGGCATCCATCACATCTTTGCAGTTCTCATAAAGTGAATACAGCCATCTTGGGAAAACAGTCCTAGCAGCAAGGTTCTGATTGCTGAGCTCTTCAGTCAGCATTTCAGGAGAGCACACTTGCTCAGTGCTATGGCTTACCCTGcaagctctgctgagctgcctgtTTACTCACAAACATATTTGCTCTCAGACTGCACCGTGAGTTTATCAGAA
The sequence above is a segment of the Excalfactoria chinensis isolate bCotChi1 chromosome 1, bCotChi1.hap2, whole genome shotgun sequence genome. Coding sequences within it:
- the NUDT5 gene encoding ADP-sugar pyrophosphatase, which produces MAAETSTEVPKTAQQFVLKEEVIVERKWLKLEETTYTDAFGKTRTWETVKRVGKKKSVLADGVAVIAVLQRTLHYDCIVLVKQFRPPINGYCLEFPAGLIEENETAESAALRELEEETGYKGEVVECTPALCLDPGVSNSTTHIVSVTINGDDAENTRPKQKLGES